The Zavarzinia compransoris genome includes a window with the following:
- a CDS encoding ATP-binding protein, with translation MQPVADETAPAAGPEGPSPPSPPPFHRVRRLLLLALVISSLFAIQLAVDFAERLDRARLNVRISAEVLATWTGDTLLSLHGLLAAAAALDADAPDAKGRAADPELLAVLAETGPMVADLALYGPDGRRLAAARNRLPARLDTPPADDTLLHGADGTPLLVRTLALGDGRLLVGALDTGRIAGFYAASLRRPESVVALTGPDRQVLIATSPTTAGDGLIGIAKPLDHTGFTLVLRASRAAHVAEWWWDKAALIAIFLGLAVALLYRIMAVHRQFRTAEAERTALAEARDQAQAANRAKSRFLAVMSHELRTPMSGMLGTIDLLRQGALNRDQSQYVALLDTSAHALLDVLNDILDFSKLEAGAIELEAADFRLAETVAAAVDLFRARCAQKGLALSLTIDTDVPAVVHGDPGRLRQILANLIGNAVKFTDCGSIAVTVSRHRAEGGTLRFSVQDSGVGMSSATRAALFEPFMQADASTSRRFGGTGLGLAICRRLVKAMGGDIGLTSALGNGTRFWFTVPLPAGEAAAVAPLPVPPPPAAPEPVAPGGFRPRLLVAEDNEINRFLIREQLARRGYDITFAANGWEAVEAWRKKGFDALLLDMRMPVMDGPRALAQMREDAVRPLPPVIALTADALAEDLDGYRRIGIDALHTKPIDWAALDRDLRRLLLQSPAQSPGAAETASTAAIDPGFDPRPLEELREIMGADQIRDLVASFRQTLAKEGARLHRAALEGDAAQLREAAHTIQGMTAQLGAEGIAAVTRSLRLDGAAALNPATLTARLDLYDRVVAETLAALDRVTGRDAA, from the coding sequence ATGCAACCCGTCGCCGACGAGACCGCGCCCGCGGCCGGCCCCGAGGGGCCGTCCCCCCCCTCTCCTCCGCCCTTTCACCGGGTGCGGCGCCTGCTGCTGCTTGCCCTGGTGATCAGCAGCCTGTTCGCGATCCAGCTTGCCGTCGATTTCGCCGAACGCCTGGACCGGGCCCGCCTGAACGTCAGGATCAGCGCCGAGGTCCTCGCCACCTGGACCGGGGATACGCTGCTGTCCCTGCACGGCCTGCTGGCCGCCGCCGCCGCCCTCGACGCCGACGCCCCCGACGCCAAAGGGCGCGCGGCCGACCCGGAGCTTCTGGCGGTCCTGGCCGAGACCGGGCCGATGGTCGCCGACCTCGCCCTTTACGGCCCGGACGGCCGCCGGCTGGCGGCCGCGCGGAACCGGCTGCCGGCCCGCCTGGACACCCCGCCCGCCGACGACACCCTGCTGCACGGGGCCGACGGCACGCCGCTGCTCGTCCGCACCCTTGCCCTCGGCGACGGCCGCCTGCTCGTCGGCGCGCTCGATACCGGGCGCATCGCCGGCTTCTATGCCGCCAGCCTGCGCCGGCCCGAATCGGTGGTCGCCCTGACCGGGCCCGACCGGCAGGTGCTGATCGCGACCAGTCCGACGACCGCCGGCGACGGCCTGATCGGGATCGCGAAACCGCTGGACCACACCGGCTTCACCCTGGTGCTGCGCGCCTCCCGCGCCGCCCATGTGGCGGAATGGTGGTGGGACAAGGCGGCCCTGATCGCCATTTTCCTGGGGCTGGCCGTGGCCCTTCTGTACCGGATCATGGCCGTCCATCGCCAGTTCCGCACCGCCGAGGCCGAACGCACCGCGCTCGCCGAGGCCCGGGACCAGGCCCAGGCGGCCAACCGGGCCAAGTCCCGCTTCCTCGCGGTCATGAGCCATGAACTGCGCACCCCGATGTCGGGCATGCTGGGCACCATCGACCTGCTGCGCCAGGGCGCCCTGAACCGCGACCAGAGCCAATATGTCGCCCTGCTCGACACGTCGGCCCATGCCCTGCTCGACGTTCTCAACGACATCCTCGATTTCTCCAAGCTGGAGGCGGGGGCGATCGAGCTTGAGGCCGCCGACTTCCGCCTGGCCGAGACGGTGGCGGCGGCGGTCGACCTGTTCCGGGCCCGCTGCGCCCAGAAGGGCCTGGCGCTCAGCCTGACGATCGATACGGACGTGCCCGCCGTGGTCCACGGCGATCCCGGGCGCCTGCGCCAGATCCTGGCCAATCTGATCGGCAATGCGGTGAAATTCACCGACTGCGGCTCGATCGCGGTCACCGTCTCGCGCCATCGCGCCGAGGGCGGGACGCTGCGCTTTTCCGTCCAGGACAGCGGGGTCGGCATGTCGAGCGCGACCAGGGCGGCCCTGTTCGAGCCCTTCATGCAGGCCGACGCCTCGACCAGCCGGCGCTTCGGCGGCACCGGGCTCGGCCTCGCCATCTGCCGCCGGCTGGTCAAGGCCATGGGCGGCGACATCGGCCTGACCAGCGCGCTCGGCAACGGCACCCGCTTCTGGTTCACGGTGCCCCTGCCCGCCGGCGAGGCCGCGGCCGTGGCGCCGCTGCCGGTCCCGCCGCCCCCGGCCGCGCCGGAGCCGGTCGCCCCCGGCGGCTTCCGCCCGCGCCTGCTGGTCGCCGAGGACAATGAGATCAACCGTTTCCTGATCCGCGAGCAATTGGCGCGCCGCGGCTACGACATCACTTTCGCCGCCAACGGCTGGGAAGCGGTCGAGGCCTGGCGCAAGAAGGGCTTCGACGCCCTCCTGCTCGACATGCGCATGCCGGTGATGGACGGGCCCCGCGCCCTGGCCCAGATGCGCGAGGATGCGGTCCGCCCCCTGCCGCCGGTGATCGCCCTGACCGCCGATGCCCTGGCCGAGGATCTCGATGGCTACCGGCGCATCGGCATCGACGCCCTGCACACCAAGCCGATCGACTGGGCCGCCCTGGACCGGGACCTGCGCCGCCTGCTGCTGCAAAGCCCGGCCCAGTCCCCGGGCGCCGCCGAGACCGCGAGCACGGCCGCGATCGATCCCGGCTTCGATCCCCGCCCGCTCGAGGAACTGCGCGAGATCATGGGGGCGGACCAGATCCGCGACCTCGTCGCCTCGTTCCGCCAGACCCTGGCCAAGGAAGGCGCCCGCCTGCACCGCGCGGCGCTTGAAGGCGACGCCGCGCAATTGCGCGAGGCCGCCCACACGATCCAGGGCATGACCGCGCAATTGGGGGCGGAGGGGATCGCGGCGGTGACCCGCAGTCTCCGCCTCGACGGCGCCGCGGCCCTGAACCCGGCCACGCTGACCGCCAGGCTCGACCTCTACGACCGGGTGGTGGCGGAAACCCTGGCCGCCCTCGACCGCGTCACAGGCCGAGACGCTGCCTGA
- a CDS encoding DUF1244 domain-containing protein, translating to MDDATRIRLEAAAFRRLVSHLRGRTEVQNIDLMNLAGFCRNCLSNWLKDAADGEGVALTKDEAREAVYGMPYDDWKRLYQREATPEQQAAFAAKAEA from the coding sequence ATGGACGATGCCACCCGTATCCGCCTCGAAGCCGCCGCCTTCCGCCGCCTGGTCAGCCATTTGCGCGGGCGGACCGAGGTGCAGAACATCGACCTGATGAACCTTGCCGGCTTCTGCCGCAACTGCCTGTCCAACTGGCTGAAGGACGCGGCCGACGGCGAGGGCGTGGCCCTGACCAAGGACGAAGCCCGGGAAGCGGTCTACGGCATGCCCTATGACGATTGGAAACGGCTCTACCAGCGCGAGGCGACGCCGGAACAGCAGGCCGCCTTCGCCGCGAAGGCCGAGGCATAA
- a CDS encoding ActS/PrrB/RegB family redox-sensitive histidine kinase yields the protein MTAFDPDLHDSEERDNPGASLTKAATGAPLRLRTLILLRWLAVGGQAGALFVVSVVLGFPMPTLAIAIPIAASVLLNLILQVAYPATKRLSDREAGLYLAYDVLQLAALLYLTGGLQNPFAFLILVPVTISATILDLGLTIGLGALALACITLLSFLHLPLPWRGEPFDLDPIYVVGIWTSLALGMGFIITYAWRVAAEARRLSSAVAATRDALAKEQQLSALGALAAAAAHELGTPLATIAVVARELADEIGDGPHGDDIGILLAQSKRCREILSQLSRRPEDMRDTTFSVLPLTTLVEAAAAPHLRRALRFEIAATGDGPEPLLRRAPEIIHGLGNLVENAMRFAREQVTMIIDWDADEVVVAVSDDGPGFPAEVLESLGEPYVTTRKGEGLGLGVFIAKTLIEHSGGQISFFNRVGRGAEVAIRWPRGILDIGDKMNVPAAGAAER from the coding sequence ATGACCGCCTTCGATCCCGACCTCCATGATTCGGAGGAGCGCGACAACCCCGGTGCCTCGCTGACCAAGGCGGCGACGGGCGCCCCCTTGCGCCTGCGCACCCTGATCCTGCTGCGCTGGCTGGCGGTGGGCGGGCAGGCCGGGGCGCTTTTCGTCGTTTCCGTCGTGCTCGGCTTTCCGATGCCGACACTGGCGATCGCCATCCCGATCGCGGCTTCGGTCCTGCTCAACCTGATCCTGCAGGTGGCCTATCCGGCGACCAAGCGCCTGTCGGACCGGGAGGCGGGGCTCTATCTCGCCTATGACGTGCTGCAACTGGCGGCCCTGCTCTATCTGACCGGCGGATTGCAGAACCCCTTCGCCTTCCTGATCCTGGTGCCGGTGACGATCTCGGCGACGATCCTCGATCTCGGCCTGACCATCGGCCTGGGCGCGCTGGCGCTCGCCTGCATCACCCTGCTGTCCTTCCTGCACCTGCCCCTGCCCTGGCGGGGCGAGCCCTTCGACCTCGACCCCATCTATGTCGTCGGGATCTGGACCAGCCTCGCCCTCGGCATGGGCTTCATCATCACCTATGCCTGGCGGGTGGCGGCGGAGGCGCGGCGCCTGTCGAGCGCGGTGGCGGCAACGCGCGACGCGCTGGCCAAGGAACAGCAATTGTCGGCCCTCGGCGCGCTTGCCGCCGCGGCCGCGCACGAACTGGGCACGCCGCTGGCCACCATCGCCGTCGTCGCCCGCGAACTGGCGGACGAGATCGGCGACGGCCCCCATGGCGACGACATCGGCATCCTGCTGGCCCAGAGCAAGCGCTGCCGGGAAATCCTGTCCCAATTGTCGCGCCGGCCGGAAGACATGCGCGACACCACCTTCTCGGTCCTGCCGCTGACCACCCTGGTCGAGGCGGCGGCGGCGCCCCATCTCCGCCGCGCGCTGCGCTTCGAGATCGCGGCGACGGGCGACGGCCCGGAACCCCTGCTGCGCCGCGCCCCCGAAATCATCCACGGCCTCGGCAATCTGGTCGAGAATGCCATGCGCTTCGCCCGCGAACAGGTGACCATGATCATCGACTGGGACGCGGACGAAGTGGTGGTCGCGGTCAGCGACGACGGCCCGGGCTTTCCCGCCGAAGTGCTGGAATCCCTGGGCGAGCCCTATGTCACCACGCGGAAGGGCGAGGGGCTGGGCCTCGGGGTCTTCATCGCCAAGACCCTGATCGAGCATTCCGGCGGCCAGATCAGCTTCTTCAACCGTGTCGGCCGCGGGGCCGAGGTTGCCATTCGCTGGCCCCGGGGCATATTGGACATCGGTGACAAGATGAATGTACCGGCGGCCGGGGCCGCCGAAAGATGA
- a CDS encoding ActR/PrrA/RegA family redox response regulator transcription factor, with protein sequence METTPAPSTVDPSRTLLLVDDDDTLRERLARALAKRGYAVTSAGSVAEGIAVARSQPPRFAVCDLRLADGNGLDVVAAIRETNPEARIIMLTGYGNIATAVAAVKAGALDYLAKPADADDIHAALQASGDERPEPPERPMSADRVRWEHINRVYELCERNVSETARRLNMHRRTLQRILAKHSPR encoded by the coding sequence ATGGAAACGACGCCGGCCCCTTCGACCGTGGACCCCAGCCGGACCCTGCTGCTGGTCGACGACGACGATACCCTGCGCGAGCGTCTGGCACGGGCCCTGGCCAAGCGCGGCTATGCCGTGACCTCGGCCGGTTCCGTCGCCGAGGGCATCGCCGTGGCGCGCAGCCAGCCGCCGCGCTTCGCCGTCTGCGACCTGCGGCTGGCCGACGGCAACGGGCTCGACGTCGTCGCCGCGATCCGGGAAACCAACCCGGAGGCGCGCATCATCATGCTGACCGGCTATGGCAATATCGCCACCGCCGTCGCCGCGGTGAAGGCCGGCGCCCTGGATTACCTGGCAAAGCCCGCCGATGCGGACGATATCCATGCCGCGCTTCAGGCCAGCGGGGACGAGCGGCCGGAACCGCCGGAACGGCCGATGTCGGCCGACCGGGTGCGCTGGGAACACATCAACCGGGTCTATGAACTGTGCGAGCGCAATGTCTCGGAAACCGCGCGGCGCCTGAACATGCATCGCCGCACGCTTCAGCGCATCCTGGCGAAACATTCGCCGCGCTGA
- a CDS encoding ferritin-like domain-containing protein encodes MNAVVTQITKDPAYNTVRPSDFGAMIQVERYGARSTAFDKIITATHDHFWDPLDPAYIDFSQPFDMENQPLLPADIMVELQSAVADKLDEKQKIQLINMNTHWSLSSILHGEQGALGLSASLCHILVDPGAQEYAANQAREEARHVTAFTRYIQARWGKPAPVGPILGNLLSELVLAEEVYKKLVGMQMLVEGLAMGAFAMLHAKTFDPLLKRTTQLVMTDEAFHHKFGKIWADRTMPKLSEEEHNKVEDWALSCFQSLFFNLVSPDQKGWIYERLGLDPAWVQAAVLEAATDDMRRDRMKDGTDIFRVLIKTLLNAGIITDRTRWFYEQYVDMIQLKAEGDYMVGDAIAEEGIEYLKDINKNRKRAGKLA; translated from the coding sequence ATGAACGCAGTGGTCACCCAGATCACCAAGGACCCGGCCTATAACACCGTCCGTCCGAGCGACTTCGGCGCGATGATCCAGGTCGAGCGCTACGGCGCCCGCTCCACCGCCTTCGACAAGATCATCACCGCCACCCACGACCATTTCTGGGACCCGCTGGACCCCGCCTATATCGATTTCAGCCAGCCTTTCGACATGGAGAACCAGCCGCTGCTGCCCGCCGACATCATGGTGGAACTGCAGTCGGCGGTCGCCGACAAGCTGGACGAGAAGCAGAAGATCCAGCTGATCAACATGAATACCCATTGGTCGCTGTCGTCGATCCTGCACGGCGAACAGGGCGCGCTGGGCCTGTCCGCCAGCCTGTGCCACATCCTGGTCGATCCGGGCGCGCAGGAATATGCCGCCAACCAGGCCCGGGAAGAGGCGCGCCACGTTACCGCCTTCACCCGCTACATCCAGGCGCGCTGGGGCAAGCCGGCGCCGGTCGGCCCGATCCTCGGCAACCTGCTTTCGGAACTGGTGCTGGCCGAGGAAGTCTACAAGAAGCTGGTCGGCATGCAGATGCTGGTCGAAGGGCTGGCCATGGGCGCCTTCGCCATGCTGCACGCCAAGACCTTCGATCCGCTGCTGAAGCGCACCACCCAGCTGGTCATGACCGACGAAGCCTTCCACCACAAGTTCGGCAAGATCTGGGCCGACCGGACCATGCCCAAACTGTCGGAGGAGGAGCACAACAAGGTCGAGGACTGGGCGCTGTCCTGCTTCCAGTCGCTGTTCTTCAACCTCGTCTCGCCGGACCAGAAGGGCTGGATCTACGAGCGCCTGGGCCTCGATCCCGCCTGGGTGCAGGCCGCCGTGCTCGAAGCCGCGACCGACGACATGCGCCGCGACCGCATGAAGGACGGCACCGACATCTTCCGCGTGCTGATCAAGACCCTGCTGAACGCCGGCATCATCACCGACCGCACCCGCTGGTTCTACGAGCAATATGTCGACATGATCCAGCTGAAGGCGGAGGGCGACTATATGGTGGGCGATGCCATCGCCGAGGAAGGCATCGAATACCTGAAGGACATCAACAAGAACAGGAAGCGCGCCGGCAAGCTCGCCTGA
- a CDS encoding DHA2 family efflux MFS transporter permease subunit, with translation MSVAATADALADPKPERRHLVGFFIMVVGMFMAILDIQIVASSLSEIQAGLGAAPDEIGWVQSSYLIAEVIIIPLSGWLSQVMSTRWLFVISCGGFTLASFACAFAWSIESMIAFRVLQGFLGGAMIPTVFATSYFVLGRNNPKASILMGLIATMGPTLGPTLGGWITSALSWHWLFLLNIAPGILVTIGTATLMDIDRPNLKLLRGFDLAGIFAVALFLGSLQFVLEEGNKNDWFQSDEILLFTVLGVVGAVWFFWRAFTFARPVIDLRVFTNRNFAIGCVVAFAIGFGMYGSVYVLPLFLGRVSGYDSYHIGTVLAVTGLCQFLATPIAGILCRKFDARAILGIGLFFFALGVYLNSFLTSESDFDAFVLPQAVRGLGIMMCMIPANMLALGSVRPDQMKNASGLYNLMRNTGGAFGLAIINTLLTDRLAHHLSRLSEAVNAARPVATGMIEGLSSHLSDLAGGTIDGDSAAIALIRQIAQREAYVLAFTDVLLIMSITFFAILVLIPFMRRGAFNAAAADH, from the coding sequence ATGTCCGTCGCCGCGACTGCCGACGCCCTGGCCGACCCGAAGCCGGAGAGGCGCCATCTGGTCGGCTTCTTCATCATGGTGGTCGGGATGTTCATGGCGATCCTGGACATCCAGATCGTCGCCTCGTCCCTGTCCGAGATCCAGGCCGGCCTCGGCGCCGCGCCGGACGAGATCGGCTGGGTGCAGTCGTCCTACCTGATCGCCGAGGTCATCATCATCCCGCTGTCGGGCTGGCTCAGCCAGGTGATGTCCACGCGCTGGCTGTTCGTCATTTCCTGCGGCGGCTTCACCCTGGCGAGCTTCGCCTGCGCCTTCGCCTGGTCGATCGAATCCATGATCGCCTTCCGGGTGCTTCAGGGCTTCCTGGGCGGAGCGATGATCCCGACAGTCTTCGCCACCTCCTATTTCGTGCTCGGGCGGAACAACCCGAAGGCTTCGATCCTCATGGGCCTGATCGCCACCATGGGCCCGACCCTGGGGCCGACGCTGGGCGGCTGGATCACCTCCGCCCTGTCGTGGCACTGGCTGTTCCTGCTGAACATCGCGCCGGGCATCCTGGTCACCATCGGCACCGCCACCCTGATGGATATCGACCGGCCGAACCTGAAGCTGCTGCGCGGCTTCGACCTCGCGGGGATCTTCGCCGTGGCACTCTTCCTCGGCTCCCTGCAATTCGTGCTCGAGGAAGGCAACAAGAACGACTGGTTCCAGTCGGACGAGATCCTGCTTTTCACCGTGCTCGGCGTGGTCGGCGCGGTCTGGTTCTTCTGGCGCGCCTTCACCTTCGCCCGGCCGGTGATCGACCTCCGGGTCTTCACCAACCGCAATTTCGCCATCGGCTGCGTCGTCGCCTTCGCGATCGGCTTCGGCATGTACGGCTCGGTCTATGTCCTGCCGCTGTTCCTCGGCCGGGTCTCCGGCTACGACAGCTATCACATCGGCACCGTGCTGGCGGTGACCGGCCTGTGCCAGTTCCTGGCGACGCCCATCGCCGGCATCCTGTGCCGCAAGTTCGACGCCCGGGCGATCCTCGGCATCGGCCTGTTCTTCTTCGCCCTCGGGGTCTACCTGAACAGTTTCCTGACCTCCGAATCCGATTTCGACGCCTTCGTCCTGCCCCAGGCGGTGCGCGGCCTCGGCATCATGATGTGCATGATCCCGGCCAATATGCTGGCGCTCGGCTCGGTCCGGCCGGACCAGATGAAGAATGCCTCGGGCCTCTACAATCTGATGCGCAATACCGGCGGCGCCTTCGGCCTCGCCATCATCAACACCCTGCTGACCGATAGGCTGGCGCATCACCTGTCGCGCCTCTCGGAAGCGGTGAATGCCGCCCGCCCGGTCGCCACCGGCATGATCGAGGGCCTGTCCAGCCATCTCTCCGACCTTGCCGGCGGTACCATCGACGGCGACAGCGCGGCCATCGCCCTGATCCGCCAGATCGCCCAGCGCGAAGCCTATGTCCTCGCCTTCACCGATGTCCTGCTGATCATGTCGATCACCTTCTTCGCCATCCTGGTCCTGATCCCCTTCATGCGCCGCGGCGCCTTCAACGCCGCCGCTGCCGACCATTGA
- a CDS encoding HlyD family secretion protein → MKPQVKLGLIGVFVIGALAFAGWLFLTRHLISTDDAYVHADIAPISAKVQGAVAAVMVGDNQMVRAGDVLLRIDDSTYRAQAEAARAAAAAAAADLDTLARQADQQALRITVAEADEASASAEAERAARDLARLSKLATSDFATRQNLDTATADNAKAQAALARARANVAVEQAELAILKGKLTEAQAALDQARAQAALADQNLADTFVRAPVDGVVGNRGVVAGQYARPGAVLLSVVPVNDLWVEANFKETQLAGMGPGQPVEITVDALPGVRLRGTVESLSPASGALFSLLPPENASGNFTKVVQRVPVKIRLDAGQSLGRLVPGLSVVATVDTSVAPADVAYLPAPAALAENR, encoded by the coding sequence ATGAAGCCGCAAGTGAAGCTCGGCCTGATCGGGGTTTTCGTGATCGGTGCGCTCGCCTTTGCCGGCTGGCTGTTCCTCACCCGCCACCTGATCAGCACCGACGACGCCTATGTCCATGCCGATATCGCGCCGATCAGCGCCAAGGTGCAGGGCGCGGTCGCGGCGGTGATGGTCGGCGACAACCAGATGGTCCGCGCCGGCGACGTCCTGCTGCGGATCGACGATTCCACCTATCGCGCCCAGGCCGAAGCCGCGCGGGCCGCCGCCGCGGCCGCCGCGGCCGACCTCGACACCCTGGCGCGCCAGGCCGACCAGCAGGCCCTGCGCATCACCGTCGCCGAGGCGGACGAGGCCAGCGCCAGCGCCGAGGCGGAACGCGCCGCCCGCGACCTTGCCCGCCTGTCGAAACTGGCGACCAGCGATTTCGCCACCCGCCAGAACCTGGACACCGCCACCGCCGACAATGCCAAGGCCCAGGCGGCCCTGGCCCGCGCCCGCGCCAATGTCGCGGTCGAGCAGGCCGAGCTTGCGATCCTCAAGGGCAAGCTGACCGAGGCCCAGGCCGCCCTCGACCAGGCCCGCGCCCAGGCCGCCCTGGCCGACCAGAACCTGGCGGATACTTTCGTCCGCGCGCCGGTCGACGGCGTCGTCGGCAATCGCGGCGTGGTCGCCGGCCAATATGCCCGGCCGGGGGCCGTGCTGCTGTCGGTCGTGCCGGTGAACGATCTCTGGGTGGAGGCCAATTTCAAGGAAACCCAATTGGCCGGCATGGGCCCGGGCCAGCCGGTGGAAATCACCGTCGACGCCCTGCCCGGCGTCCGCCTGCGCGGCACCGTCGAAAGCCTGAGCCCGGCGTCCGGCGCGCTGTTCAGCCTGCTGCCGCCGGAAAACGCCAGCGGCAATTTCACCAAGGTGGTCCAGCGCGTGCCGGTGAAGATCCGCCTCGATGCCGGCCAGAGCCTGGGCCGCCTCGTGCCCGGCCTGTCGGTGGTCGCCACGGTCGACACCTCGGTCGCGCCGGCGGACGTCGCCTATCTGCCGGCGCCGGCGGCGCTGGCCGAGAACAGGTAA
- a CDS encoding TetR/AcrR family transcriptional regulator — protein sequence MQPAGNEDGAATAAPSAKYEQVMAAASELFLDHGFAGTSMDAVARAAGVSKATVYAYFASKEDLFEAMVARGSAQRFASLMHPDLDSLDLRDALSRVAHEFLAVLTSAQSLKTMRAVMAEAGRRPDLAARFYRAGPGRVVAALTAYLARAQSRGLLATDDPRTAAELFFGMIRGDLHLRRLLGLADTPDTAEVARLADAAVDLFLRAHRQAKPA from the coding sequence ATGCAGCCGGCGGGGAACGAGGACGGCGCGGCGACGGCCGCGCCATCGGCGAAATACGAGCAGGTGATGGCGGCGGCGTCCGAACTGTTCCTCGACCATGGCTTCGCCGGCACGTCGATGGATGCGGTGGCCCGGGCGGCGGGCGTGTCCAAAGCGACGGTCTATGCCTATTTCGCCTCGAAGGAGGATCTGTTCGAGGCGATGGTGGCGCGCGGCTCGGCCCAGCGCTTCGCCAGCCTGATGCATCCCGATCTCGATTCCCTGGATCTCCGGGACGCGCTGTCCCGCGTCGCCCATGAATTCCTGGCCGTGCTGACCAGCGCCCAGTCCCTGAAGACCATGCGCGCGGTGATGGCCGAGGCGGGGCGCCGTCCCGATCTCGCCGCCCGCTTCTATCGCGCCGGGCCCGGCCGGGTGGTGGCGGCGCTGACCGCCTATCTCGCCCGGGCGCAGAGCCGGGGCCTGCTGGCGACCGACGATCCGCGGACCGCGGCCGAATTGTTCTTCGGCATGATCCGCGGCGACCTGCACCTGCGCCGCCTGCTCGGCCTTGCCGATACGCCGGACACGGCCGAGGTCGCCCGCCTGGCCGATGCCGCCGTCGATCTCTTTCTCCGCGCACACCGGCAGGCGAAACCCGCTTAA